One window of bacterium genomic DNA carries:
- a CDS encoding nucleoside deaminase — protein MLNLNPDATQEEIDQAFMAMAIREAMIAESKEEIPIGAVVVLDGKVIGRGHNQNKTLIDPTAHAEMIAITAACNKIQLRYLESATLYVTIEPCSMCAGAIVLARLPRLVFGARDAKAGACGSVFNLVQDPRLNHQVEVVGGVKDFECATLITEFFESIREKRRKSGNEQN, from the coding sequence ATGTTGAACCTCAATCCCGACGCGACACAGGAAGAAATTGACCAAGCCTTCATGGCAATGGCCATTCGCGAGGCGATGATCGCCGAATCCAAGGAAGAAATCCCGATTGGCGCGGTCGTTGTTTTGGACGGCAAGGTCATCGGGCGGGGGCATAATCAGAACAAGACACTAATCGACCCTACCGCGCACGCGGAGATGATTGCCATCACGGCGGCGTGTAACAAAATCCAGCTTCGATATCTCGAATCCGCGACCCTGTACGTCACAATCGAACCGTGCTCGATGTGTGCCGGCGCGATTGTCCTGGCGCGTCTGCCGCGTTTGGTGTTTGGGGCACGCGATGCCAAAGCAGGCGCTTGTGGCTCGGTTTTCAATCTTGTTCAGGATCCAAGACTAAATCATCAAGTAGAAGTCGTGGGCGGAGTGAAAGACTTCGAATGTGCGACCCTGATTACCGAGTTTTTCGAGAGTATTCGCGAAAAGCGCAGGAAAAGCGGCAATGAGCAAAATTGA
- the lipA gene encoding lipoyl synthase yields MSTERLAKPKWLMMNANFGSGYRRVRSLLKEHGLHSVCQEASCPNMSECFESGTATFLILGHVCTRGCGFCDILKGKPKIHDLGEPQRLASAVAKLGLKHVVITSVTRDDLDDGGAAIFAATVVKLREYDPGIQIELLVPDFQGAKASVDLILEAAPEIFNHNIETVPRLYKTVRPRMGYKRSLSILKYAKGSGKVKLVKSGIFVGVGEREDEIKQTMQDICDTGVDILTIGQYLSPSELHLPVLKYYPPEDFVKFKQWGNEMGFKHTESGPLVRSSYKASHQSANLIEV; encoded by the coding sequence ATGAGTACTGAGCGGCTCGCCAAGCCAAAATGGCTTATGATGAACGCCAACTTCGGCTCCGGCTACCGCCGCGTCCGCAGTTTGCTCAAAGAACATGGTTTGCATTCCGTTTGCCAGGAAGCTTCCTGCCCGAACATGAGCGAATGCTTCGAGTCGGGAACGGCGACTTTCCTGATTTTAGGCCATGTTTGCACCCGTGGTTGCGGATTTTGCGACATCCTCAAGGGGAAGCCTAAAATCCACGATCTCGGTGAGCCACAGCGTCTTGCAAGCGCGGTTGCCAAACTTGGACTGAAGCATGTCGTGATAACTTCGGTGACTCGCGATGATCTCGACGACGGTGGTGCGGCGATCTTTGCTGCCACAGTCGTCAAACTCCGTGAATATGATCCGGGTATTCAGATTGAGCTGCTGGTCCCCGATTTCCAGGGAGCAAAGGCTTCTGTTGACCTCATTTTAGAGGCGGCTCCGGAGATATTTAATCACAACATCGAGACAGTTCCGCGTCTTTACAAGACAGTCCGGCCCAGAATGGGCTATAAACGCAGTTTGTCTATTCTCAAATACGCCAAGGGTTCCGGCAAAGTAAAGCTGGTCAAATCCGGCATATTTGTCGGAGTAGGCGAGCGCGAAGATGAAATCAAGCAGACGATGCAAGACATTTGCGATACGGGCGTCGATATCCTGACAATCGGTCAGTATTTGTCGCCGTCGGAACTGCATTTGCCGGTTCTAAAGTACTATCCGCCAGAGGATTTTGTGAAGTTCAAGCAGTGGGGCAATGAGATGGGCTTCAAGCATACTGAATCTGGTCCGCTGGTACGGAGTTCATACAAGGCGTCGCATCAAAGCGCAAATTTGATTGAAGTTTGA
- the ispH gene encoding 4-hydroxy-3-methylbut-2-enyl diphosphate reductase gives MIKIFFAKELGFCWGVERAINLAAQAKNEYSGEVTILKEIVHNRQVVDFFKKKGVGQEDTLDKIESGTLVISAHGLSPKLKEEAQQKGLRIVDTTCPLVENVHSFTRELLRDGYQVILYGEPGHDEVHGVMGIDEANIHLLAEYEDIDHLPRFEHGKVALITQTTRGVKAFQQVCDKMKEIYPEIKIVNTICDATDTRQAAIHELAPNVDLVLVIGSQSSGNSQRLRDIAESICGKAYLVDHPTQIDWGWFEGVEKVGITAGASTPSFAIEGMLKALQAGVGIDVANSDAKLFEYKSFAPYKKNVQQTA, from the coding sequence ATGATTAAGATTTTCTTCGCCAAAGAGCTGGGATTTTGTTGGGGTGTTGAACGGGCAATCAATTTGGCCGCTCAAGCCAAGAATGAGTATTCCGGCGAAGTTACCATTCTCAAGGAAATCGTCCACAACCGTCAAGTTGTCGACTTCTTCAAGAAGAAGGGTGTTGGTCAGGAAGATACGCTGGACAAGATTGAAAGCGGAACTCTGGTCATATCCGCCCACGGATTGAGCCCAAAGTTGAAAGAGGAAGCCCAACAGAAGGGACTTCGCATCGTCGATACCACTTGTCCCTTGGTCGAGAACGTACACAGCTTCACGCGCGAACTGCTTCGCGACGGCTATCAGGTGATTCTCTATGGAGAGCCGGGTCACGATGAAGTACACGGCGTGATGGGGATTGACGAAGCCAACATTCACTTGCTTGCTGAGTATGAGGATATCGACCATTTACCGCGCTTTGAACATGGAAAGGTGGCTCTAATTACTCAGACCACTCGCGGCGTCAAAGCCTTCCAGCAAGTCTGCGACAAGATGAAAGAAATCTATCCCGAGATCAAAATCGTCAATACCATCTGCGACGCGACCGACACCCGGCAGGCAGCCATTCACGAATTGGCGCCGAATGTTGATCTGGTGTTGGTAATCGGTTCGCAAAGCTCCGGCAACTCGCAGCGACTTCGCGATATCGCCGAGTCGATCTGCGGCAAAGCCTATCTCGTCGACCATCCGACCCAGATCGATTGGGGTTGGTTTGAAGGTGTCGAGAAGGTTGGCATCACGGCGGGCGCATCAACACCAAGTTTCGCCATCGAGGGCATGCTCAAAGCGCTTCAGGCCGGCGTGGGAATCGATGTCGCCAATTCCGATGCAAAGTTATTCGAATACAAATCTTTTGCCCCATATAAGAAGAATGTTCAACAAACAGCGTAG
- the ispG gene encoding flavodoxin-dependent (E)-4-hydroxy-3-methylbut-2-enyl-diphosphate synthase, with product MFNKQRRKSHQVKVGNVLVGGDAPVSVQSMTTTQTRDIDATVAQIKRLEDVGCDIIRVAVLNKEDAQSLGEIKNQIKIPLVADIHFHYRLALIAAEQGVDKIRTNPGNIGDDVKMESVVEICKERKIPIRIGVNTGSLEWDLVKSMGRYNPDALVESAMRKVRLLEEMDFHDICISMKSSEVPGMVEGYRKIAQLVDYPLHLGVTEAGPLMGGTIKSSVAFGLLLHEGIGDTIRVSLSTDPVEEVKVGKKILQSLGLFSNMPDLVSCPTCGRLQTDLFGLISRVEKVLEGIKKPIKVAVMGCNVNGPGEVGDADLGVVGSADYLSLVRKGKVIGKFPPEQLEVELLKELQAFRDDEIGANATQPIMVPTE from the coding sequence ATGTTCAACAAACAGCGTAGAAAATCACATCAGGTCAAGGTCGGCAATGTGCTGGTCGGCGGCGATGCCCCGGTTTCAGTTCAGTCGATGACCACAACTCAGACTCGCGACATCGATGCTACGGTCGCACAGATTAAGCGCCTCGAGGATGTCGGCTGCGATATCATTCGCGTGGCCGTACTCAACAAGGAAGATGCTCAATCGCTCGGCGAGATCAAGAATCAGATCAAGATCCCGCTCGTCGCTGACATTCACTTCCATTACAGATTGGCTTTGATTGCCGCCGAACAAGGTGTAGACAAGATTCGCACCAACCCTGGTAACATCGGCGATGATGTCAAAATGGAAAGCGTCGTCGAGATCTGCAAGGAACGCAAGATTCCGATTCGCATCGGCGTCAACACCGGTTCGCTGGAATGGGATCTCGTCAAATCAATGGGGCGCTATAACCCTGACGCGTTGGTGGAATCAGCGATGCGCAAAGTACGCTTGCTTGAAGAGATGGACTTTCACGATATCTGCATTTCGATGAAGTCCTCCGAAGTCCCTGGCATGGTCGAGGGATATCGGAAGATTGCCCAGCTTGTAGACTACCCGCTTCATCTCGGCGTTACCGAAGCCGGTCCCCTTATGGGCGGCACGATCAAGTCATCGGTAGCATTTGGATTGCTTCTTCACGAAGGCATTGGCGACACGATTCGAGTCTCGCTTTCTACCGACCCGGTCGAAGAAGTGAAAGTCGGCAAGAAGATTCTCCAATCGCTCGGTCTCTTCAGCAATATGCCTGATCTTGTCAGTTGCCCAACTTGCGGCAGACTTCAGACCGATCTCTTCGGACTTATCAGCCGCGTCGAGAAGGTACTTGAAGGTATCAAGAAGCCGATCAAGGTTGCCGTGATGGGCTGCAATGTCAATGGTCCCGGTGAAGTTGGCGATGCCGATCTCGGCGTCGTCGGTTCGGCGGACTATCTCTCGCTTGTCCGCAAAGGCAAGGTCATCGGCAAGTTTCCGCCGGAACAGCTCGAGGTCGAGTTGCTCAAGGAATTGCAGGCTTTCCGCGATGACGAAATTGGCGCGAATGCCACGCAACCGATAATGGTGCCGACAGAGTAA